In a genomic window of Saccharothrix sp. HUAS TT1:
- a CDS encoding peptidase inhibitor family I36 protein — protein MSCTSGNVCVWPVTDGSSSRCSWSNADNDWRSTPVTCSWSSSRPVKAIYNRGTSTAYDGVCLYRGANYTSPEIWVPQGASAINSTGVILRSHRWVRPSDPC, from the coding sequence CTGTCCTGCACCTCCGGGAACGTCTGCGTCTGGCCGGTCACGGACGGCAGCAGCAGCCGCTGCAGCTGGTCCAACGCCGACAACGACTGGCGATCCACGCCGGTCACCTGCTCCTGGTCGTCGTCCAGGCCGGTGAAGGCGATCTACAACCGCGGGACCAGCACGGCGTACGACGGCGTGTGCCTGTACCGAGGGGCCAACTACACCTCACCCGAGATCTGGGTCCCCCAGGGCGCGTCGGCGATCAACAGCACCGGCGTGATCCTGCGCTCCCACCGGTGGGTCCGCCCCAGCGACCCGTGCTGA
- a CDS encoding NlpC/P60 family protein produces MKAERRLTWLPRAGVAALVVAALAVALVVRWPDVPTGGSGGDRAVEPGSVSPQADQLVYERLDAPARTVVRDKAGGVVVAVFTDGARTAQLVGPRRSFSEPKATTATVTTSSWVRLLPQPWRVGAEVEGWFTDWFARARGDTGPDVLAVATEYLIDMPDETDANGVRFRGDASFGPVKSSGAGRQEQSDFYDYLGLPWDFVNGTSAQPERSRYGAVDCSGYVRLVFGYRLGMPLLGVNAPGPGLPRRAYAISEFGPGVQLVANERRRATDYSRLQPGDLVFFEVEDDPDTLDHVGIYLGLDDGGHHRFISSRERINGPTLGDVGGTSLLDDGGFYSTSWRSARRL; encoded by the coding sequence ATGAAGGCGGAACGGCGACTCACGTGGCTGCCGCGGGCGGGGGTGGCGGCGCTGGTGGTCGCCGCTCTCGCGGTCGCGCTGGTCGTCCGGTGGCCGGACGTCCCCACCGGCGGGTCGGGCGGCGACCGGGCCGTCGAGCCGGGATCGGTGAGCCCGCAGGCCGATCAGCTGGTCTACGAACGGCTCGACGCGCCCGCCCGCACCGTCGTGCGCGACAAGGCGGGCGGAGTGGTCGTCGCGGTGTTCACCGACGGTGCGCGCACGGCCCAGCTCGTCGGCCCGCGCCGGTCCTTCAGCGAGCCCAAGGCGACCACCGCGACCGTCACCACCTCCTCGTGGGTGCGGTTGCTGCCGCAGCCGTGGCGGGTCGGCGCCGAGGTCGAGGGCTGGTTCACCGACTGGTTCGCGCGAGCACGCGGTGACACCGGTCCCGACGTGCTCGCCGTCGCCACCGAGTACCTGATCGACATGCCGGACGAGACCGACGCCAACGGTGTGCGCTTCCGGGGGGACGCCTCGTTCGGCCCGGTCAAGTCCTCCGGCGCGGGCCGGCAGGAGCAGTCGGACTTCTACGACTACCTGGGTCTGCCCTGGGACTTCGTCAACGGCACCAGCGCGCAGCCCGAGCGCAGCCGCTACGGCGCCGTGGACTGCTCGGGCTACGTGCGCCTGGTGTTCGGCTACCGCCTCGGCATGCCGCTGCTGGGCGTCAACGCCCCGGGACCGGGCCTGCCCCGGCGCGCCTACGCCATCTCGGAGTTCGGCCCCGGCGTGCAGCTCGTCGCCAACGAACGCCGCCGCGCCACCGACTACAGCCGGCTCCAGCCGGGCGACCTGGTGTTCTTCGAGGTCGAGGACGACCCGGACACCCTGGACCACGTCGGCATCTACCTCGGCCTCGACGACGGCGGCCACCACCGCTTCATCTCCAGCAGGGAGCGCATCAACGGGCCCACGCTGGGCGACGTGGGCGGCACCTCGCTCTTGGACGACGGCGGCTTCTACTCGACTTCGTGGCGGTCGGCCAGGCGGCTGTGA
- a CDS encoding poly-gamma-glutamate biosynthesis protein PgsC/CapC: MTNGSLLLPEVATLGLAIGLVFSLACYLTTNLSPGGMITPGWLALTLVEDYRRALLVVVMSGVTFGAVKLLQRVVILYGKRLFAAVVLTGVLLQTTLFMLIQSDYPLLFAHQTLGFVVPGLIAYQLVRQPPLVTAIATGTVSAAGYGVLASGVLIGLVPTV, encoded by the coding sequence GTGACCAACGGATCCCTCCTCCTGCCGGAGGTCGCCACCCTCGGCCTGGCCATCGGCCTCGTGTTCTCCCTGGCGTGCTACCTCACCACCAACCTCTCGCCCGGCGGCATGATCACGCCGGGCTGGCTGGCCCTGACCCTCGTGGAGGACTACCGGCGCGCGCTGCTCGTGGTGGTCATGAGCGGTGTCACGTTCGGCGCGGTGAAGTTGTTGCAGCGCGTGGTCATCCTCTACGGCAAGCGGCTCTTCGCCGCCGTCGTGCTCACCGGCGTGCTGCTGCAGACAACGCTGTTCATGCTGATCCAGAGCGACTACCCGCTGCTGTTCGCGCACCAGACGCTGGGGTTCGTGGTGCCCGGTCTCATCGCCTACCAGCTCGTCCGCCAACCACCGCTGGTCACCGCGATAGCGACGGGTACCGTCAGCGCGGCCGGATACGGTGTACTGGCGAGCGGCGTGCTCATCGGGCTGGTGCCCACGGTCTGA
- the pgsB gene encoding poly-gamma-glutamate synthase PgsB: MTYLYVVFVLLTAGTFAAGVVEQRRHLGQLGSIEHRVLVNGIRGKSSITRLCAGALRGGGLVTTAKTTGTAARFIHPDGSEEPVYRKWGIANVVEQIGIVRRAAAYRSDALVIECMAVMPDLQEINQSKLIRSTIGVLCNVREDHLAEMGPTLDDVARSLSRSMPVGGVCVTAEVDRLHILEAEAAKRDCELIAVDPESVTDDDMAGFTWITFKENVAIALKVADLLGVNRRSALAGMWSAPPDPGVLSVHTRIAGDKRIKLANVFAANDPESTLMNIERLLEQGSIGRPLHVVINCRPDRVERNQQMGALVARIDPDRVVLIGEPTRSALSAVDERWRDRVTDLGAARSGREILDAVLAGVESTASLVAIGNIHGQGEMFLEAVEHLEEPPPAEQAAPADARVGKAARIEPGARVEPPARPARPAPAGDVPSGRTPRPTPPRGAAPGPDAGGRPRPLPPRGTDDGRFPSPLPDARHEPPRAPGERLPVHPRPHEHRRHPAGSWRSAETSRDASAETSRDASAETRFVNPVAPPSRGRLPVGDPHRAQDPRRPAPDRAHPDPVRQRYDPGTGLRAEHPGGVTPRPAHRAQADGAARGDLFDSPGHETPDRDASPHPDHRTTPRPRKQS, from the coding sequence GTGACCTACCTCTACGTCGTCTTCGTCCTGCTCACGGCCGGCACGTTCGCCGCGGGCGTGGTCGAGCAGCGCAGGCACCTCGGCCAGCTCGGCAGCATCGAGCACCGGGTCCTGGTCAACGGCATCCGCGGCAAGAGCTCCATCACCCGGCTGTGCGCGGGGGCCCTGCGCGGCGGGGGACTGGTCACCACGGCCAAGACCACCGGCACGGCCGCCCGGTTCATCCACCCCGACGGCAGCGAGGAACCGGTCTACCGCAAGTGGGGCATCGCGAACGTCGTCGAGCAGATCGGCATCGTGCGCCGTGCCGCCGCTTACCGGTCCGACGCGCTGGTGATCGAGTGCATGGCGGTCATGCCCGACCTGCAGGAGATCAACCAGAGCAAGCTGATCCGCTCCACCATCGGCGTGCTGTGCAACGTCCGCGAGGACCACCTCGCCGAGATGGGCCCCACCCTCGACGACGTGGCCCGGTCGTTGAGCCGGTCCATGCCGGTGGGCGGGGTGTGCGTGACGGCCGAGGTGGACCGGCTGCACATCCTGGAGGCGGAGGCGGCCAAGCGGGACTGCGAGCTGATCGCGGTCGACCCCGAGTCGGTCACCGACGACGACATGGCGGGCTTCACCTGGATCACGTTCAAGGAGAACGTCGCCATCGCGCTCAAGGTGGCCGACCTGCTGGGCGTGAACCGGCGTTCGGCGCTGGCGGGCATGTGGTCCGCGCCGCCGGACCCGGGCGTGCTGTCGGTGCACACCCGGATCGCGGGCGACAAGCGGATCAAGCTGGCCAACGTCTTCGCGGCCAACGACCCCGAGTCCACCCTGATGAACATCGAACGGCTGCTGGAGCAGGGGTCCATCGGCCGCCCCCTGCACGTGGTCATCAACTGCCGACCGGACCGCGTGGAGCGCAACCAGCAGATGGGCGCCCTGGTGGCGCGGATCGACCCCGACCGGGTGGTGCTCATCGGGGAACCGACCCGCAGCGCCCTGTCCGCGGTGGACGAGCGGTGGCGCGACCGGGTGACCGACCTCGGCGCCGCGCGCAGCGGTCGGGAAATCCTCGACGCCGTCCTGGCCGGGGTCGAGTCGACCGCGTCGCTCGTGGCCATCGGCAACATCCACGGCCAGGGCGAGATGTTCCTGGAAGCCGTCGAGCACCTGGAGGAACCGCCGCCGGCGGAGCAGGCCGCCCCCGCGGACGCGCGGGTGGGGAAGGCCGCGCGGATCGAACCGGGTGCGCGCGTCGAGCCGCCCGCGCGCCCGGCCCGGCCCGCACCCGCCGGGGACGTCCCCTCCGGCCGCACCCCGCGACCCACCCCACCCCGGGGCGCCGCACCAGGACCGGACGCCGGGGGGCGGCCGCGTCCCCTCCCGCCGCGCGGGACGGACGACGGCCGGTTCCCCTCGCCGCTGCCGGACGCCCGCCACGAGCCACCGCGCGCACCGGGTGAGCGGTTGCCGGTCCACCCCCGCCCGCACGAGCACCGGCGGCACCCTGCCGGGTCCTGGCGGTCGGCGGAGACGTCCCGCGACGCGTCGGCGGAGACGTCCCGCGACGCGTCGGCGGAGACGCGGTTCGTCAACCCGGTGGCTCCGCCCTCCCGAGGTCGGCTGCCCGTCGGGGACCCCCACCGGGCGCAGGACCCGCGACGTCCGGCGCCCGACCGCGCCCACCCGGACCCGGTCCGGCAGCGCTACGACCCCGGGACCGGGCTCCGGGCCGAACACCCCGGCGGCGTGACGCCCCGCCCGGCGCACCGGGCGCAGGCCGACGGCGCGGCGCGGGGGGACCTCTTCGACAGCCCGGGACACGAGACCCCCGACCGCGACGCGTCACCGCACCCCGACCACCGCACCACTCCCAGACCCCGGAAGCAGTCGTGA
- a CDS encoding HAMP domain-containing protein, whose protein sequence is MRLLPTALLVLLLALAGTTGLLLSGDGDEEVPAAFRESQQEIALGVARSIGATANQGSSELRNAATGATGEPDRLLDDLVRNRKWRGAAVLAEPGRSLLAARGEQVPVQVIPTAVDDAAVTSAVTAGGEPVLLITARLPDGRLLTATTALRLPEPAADDVLGQSYLLTTLSGQVVAATGPLARDRAPDVERFLAEAARAAAAGPGVLLGMPDDRVQRTYAHVRVVPSGSPDGLDLAVVAVAAGPLHSGAAGTSGIVPAALLALLAVVGFVVVRRVVTGPVLTARADLLSLASGDLGTTVRPTGTAEVARVVAAARLCLDRLTGGSGDVEPVTGRRVTARATCCVLALSVFAWSGGVLVAFRPAEVDIPAGVVAGVRAQTARATDALRRSMNDGLADLSAVAAGAGSPDALRSALERMMVDQTRYRSLYAVDRSGRAGEPVGRPPLRIGEPPAAVAGLRQQNQEGRVPVIFAEVPVAGGSTVVGEFDLEHLGSLLGHVPGHARLVDGDFRTISATDGFIAFEQVTDPALRDGATRAQRGDPVGDVQPGEDGPGIVSAAAVVGGEVGRLGWTVVSEKPGAELALPVNDVRRYAQLVALIVALVALFGYGWLLFSVLGPLRRVSRAADALVRGDLKSVIYPQRHDEVGTIASCLEICRQAVTQGPDRLGEVRRPRGAATDPTQFLKPVDKPAAHAPQSRPPVRRAAARASRARVGKGSA, encoded by the coding sequence GTGCGCCTACTGCCCACGGCACTGCTCGTCCTGCTCCTGGCCCTGGCCGGGACCACGGGCCTGCTGCTGAGCGGCGACGGCGACGAAGAGGTGCCCGCCGCCTTCCGCGAGTCCCAGCAGGAGATCGCGCTCGGAGTGGCCCGTTCCATCGGCGCGACGGCGAACCAGGGTTCGAGCGAGTTGCGGAACGCCGCCACCGGCGCCACCGGCGAACCGGACCGGCTGCTGGACGACCTGGTGCGCAACCGCAAGTGGCGCGGAGCCGCGGTGCTCGCCGAACCCGGTCGTTCCCTGCTCGCCGCACGCGGTGAGCAGGTCCCGGTCCAGGTGATCCCGACGGCCGTCGACGACGCCGCGGTCACCTCGGCGGTCACCGCCGGCGGCGAACCGGTGCTGCTCATCACCGCCAGGCTGCCCGACGGCCGACTGCTCACCGCGACGACGGCCCTGCGACTGCCCGAGCCGGCCGCGGATGACGTGCTCGGCCAGTCCTACCTGCTCACCACCCTGTCCGGCCAGGTCGTCGCCGCCACGGGGCCGCTGGCCCGCGACCGCGCCCCCGACGTCGAGCGCTTCCTCGCCGAGGCCGCCCGCGCCGCCGCCGCCGGCCCCGGTGTGCTGCTCGGGATGCCGGACGACCGCGTCCAGCGCACCTACGCCCACGTGCGGGTCGTGCCGTCGGGCAGCCCCGACGGCCTCGACCTCGCCGTGGTCGCGGTCGCCGCGGGTCCGCTGCACAGCGGCGCGGCCGGCACCTCGGGCATCGTTCCCGCCGCGCTGCTGGCGCTGCTCGCCGTCGTCGGGTTCGTGGTCGTGCGCCGCGTCGTCACCGGTCCCGTCCTCACCGCCCGCGCCGACCTGCTCTCCCTCGCCTCCGGCGACCTGGGCACCACCGTCCGCCCCACCGGGACGGCCGAGGTGGCCCGCGTCGTCGCCGCGGCCCGGCTGTGCCTGGACCGCCTGACCGGCGGGAGCGGCGACGTCGAGCCGGTCACCGGCCGCCGCGTCACCGCGCGCGCCACCTGCTGCGTCCTCGCGCTCTCGGTCTTCGCCTGGTCGGGCGGGGTGCTCGTGGCCTTCCGCCCGGCCGAGGTCGACATCCCCGCCGGTGTCGTCGCCGGGGTCCGCGCCCAGACCGCCAGGGCGACGGACGCCCTGCGCCGCAGCATGAACGACGGCCTGGCCGACCTCTCCGCCGTCGCCGCCGGCGCGGGGTCGCCCGACGCCCTGCGGTCCGCGCTGGAGCGGATGATGGTCGACCAGACCCGTTACCGCAGCCTCTACGCGGTGGACCGCTCCGGCCGGGCCGGTGAGCCCGTCGGCCGCCCCCCGCTGCGCATCGGCGAACCCCCGGCGGCGGTGGCCGGCCTGCGCCAGCAGAACCAGGAGGGCCGCGTCCCGGTGATCTTCGCCGAGGTCCCCGTGGCAGGGGGCTCCACCGTGGTCGGGGAGTTCGACCTGGAGCACCTCGGCTCCCTGCTGGGCCACGTGCCCGGCCACGCGCGCCTGGTCGACGGGGACTTCCGCACCATCAGCGCGACGGACGGCTTCATCGCCTTCGAGCAGGTCACCGACCCGGCACTGCGCGACGGCGCCACCCGCGCCCAGCGCGGCGACCCCGTCGGCGACGTCCAACCCGGCGAGGACGGCCCCGGCATCGTCTCCGCCGCGGCCGTGGTCGGCGGCGAGGTCGGCCGGCTCGGCTGGACGGTGGTCTCGGAGAAGCCCGGCGCCGAACTCGCCCTGCCCGTCAACGACGTCCGCCGCTACGCGCAACTGGTCGCGCTGATCGTCGCGCTGGTCGCGCTGTTCGGCTACGGCTGGTTGCTGTTCTCCGTGCTCGGCCCGCTGCGCCGGGTCTCCCGCGCCGCGGACGCCCTGGTCCGCGGCGACCTCAAGTCGGTCATCTACCCCCAGCGGCACGACGAGGTCGGCACCATCGCCTCGTGCCTGGAGATCTGCCGACAGGCGGTGACCCAGGGCCCCGACCGACTCGGCGAGGTGCGCCGGCCACGGGGTGCGGCCACCGACCCCACCCAGTTCCTCAAACCGGTGGACAAGCCCGCGGCGCACGCACCGCAGTCCCGCCCGCCGGTCCGCCGCGCCGCCGCCCGCGCGTCCCGCGCCCGAGTCGGGAAGGGCTCGGCGTGA
- a CDS encoding CapA family protein, which translates to MTAVGAVVYAIGDGDCDDCLRPAGGDSIAVRLKVAGESGEPLEGATVTVHSPLGSPVPLTSDDDGVVEVPELPGPAMTVVTADGYLAEPVPLGWSDSGKQVDVKLFARGDDRFAVHSAGDVMFGRRYATPTQEESSGRSEPLIPADDAAAGAQDVVAAIAPAFAAADFRTVNVETVISDKPADAAYPGKRYILQSAGPTVAGLRALSADLAVLANNHSRDLLDAGVADTRAALSGAGIATVGAGANAAEAARAHLREVASTGVGVLAYTSVDGSFVNESFPPATARQPGDVAEPDRWQYENRTWGYPAAGVPSAPRRIREAWERFSAAEKNASDDQVAGMWASLAAVYPEMQDWVARRGHGGAARWDGETSTAQIEQVAKSSPLVMVQVHAGFQFQEAASDNIRDIAREAIDAGADIVVAHHPHVLQGLEWYKGKLIAYSLGNFVFEQNFLATFASAFLRTVWEGDTLLEARLYPLELVDYKPVPVTDTAAERVLARVWERSTLPLESYRDDEGDVRTRPREKGTPAHVVLERHTARLVAEPTAGRAQDQAVGPGAVVDLPVAASALVKPTGGDGVDIGRDLYGWGHFEDETADASISEAVHWSVNSRREGVRSGNAAQGLRALRLEVRDGDSVQSRPIARIPLPRHRAYRDEDGRAVPTDPTPSYSLVARVRRSSTAAAEARFDVYHFDDSNPAEDPTSEVVATYTKAVDVPADGQWHQVVVDLAVSELDSGPTTGNMVMPYLKVSGSSAQPAWVDVDELRFVEWRDARGTNSHGAFTLARNRGRTGVTLPYEVLLPSSP; encoded by the coding sequence GTGACGGCGGTGGGAGCGGTGGTCTACGCGATCGGCGACGGCGACTGCGACGACTGCCTGCGGCCGGCCGGCGGCGACAGCATCGCGGTGCGGCTCAAGGTCGCCGGCGAGTCCGGTGAACCGCTGGAGGGCGCCACCGTCACCGTGCACTCGCCGCTGGGCAGCCCGGTCCCGCTGACCTCCGACGACGACGGTGTGGTCGAGGTGCCCGAACTGCCCGGTCCGGCCATGACCGTCGTGACCGCGGACGGGTACCTCGCCGAACCCGTCCCGCTGGGCTGGTCGGACTCCGGCAAGCAGGTCGACGTGAAGCTGTTCGCCCGCGGGGACGACAGGTTCGCCGTCCACTCGGCGGGGGACGTGATGTTCGGCAGGCGCTACGCGACGCCCACCCAGGAGGAGTCCAGCGGGCGCTCGGAGCCCCTGATCCCCGCCGACGACGCCGCCGCGGGCGCGCAGGACGTGGTGGCCGCCATCGCACCCGCGTTCGCCGCCGCCGACTTCCGCACCGTCAACGTGGAGACGGTCATCAGCGACAAGCCCGCGGACGCCGCCTACCCGGGCAAGCGCTACATCCTCCAGTCCGCCGGACCGACCGTGGCAGGTCTCCGCGCGCTGTCCGCGGACCTCGCGGTGCTGGCCAACAACCACTCCCGCGACCTCCTCGACGCCGGCGTGGCCGACACGCGCGCCGCGCTGTCCGGCGCGGGCATCGCGACCGTGGGAGCAGGCGCGAACGCCGCCGAGGCCGCCCGGGCGCACCTGCGCGAGGTCGCCAGCACGGGCGTCGGCGTGCTCGCGTACACCAGCGTGGACGGTTCTTTCGTCAACGAGAGCTTCCCCCCGGCGACCGCGCGGCAACCCGGCGACGTCGCCGAGCCCGACCGGTGGCAGTACGAGAACAGGACCTGGGGCTACCCGGCGGCGGGCGTGCCGTCCGCGCCGCGCCGCATCCGCGAGGCGTGGGAACGGTTCAGCGCCGCCGAGAAGAACGCCTCGGACGACCAGGTGGCGGGCATGTGGGCGTCGCTGGCAGCCGTCTACCCGGAGATGCAGGACTGGGTGGCGCGACGCGGTCACGGCGGCGCGGCCCGGTGGGACGGCGAAACGTCCACCGCTCAGATCGAGCAGGTCGCGAAGTCGTCCCCGCTGGTGATGGTCCAGGTGCACGCCGGCTTCCAGTTCCAGGAGGCGGCGTCGGACAACATCCGCGACATCGCCCGCGAGGCGATCGACGCGGGCGCGGACATCGTGGTCGCCCACCACCCGCACGTGCTGCAAGGACTGGAGTGGTACAAGGGCAAGCTGATCGCCTACAGCCTGGGCAACTTCGTGTTCGAGCAGAACTTCCTGGCCACCTTCGCCAGCGCGTTCCTGCGCACCGTGTGGGAGGGCGACACCCTGCTGGAAGCCAGGCTCTACCCGCTGGAGCTGGTGGACTACAAGCCCGTGCCCGTCACCGACACGGCGGCCGAACGCGTCCTGGCGCGCGTGTGGGAGCGCAGCACGTTGCCACTGGAGTCCTACCGGGACGACGAAGGCGACGTCCGCACCCGTCCCCGCGAGAAGGGGACGCCGGCGCACGTGGTCCTGGAGCGGCACACCGCCCGCCTGGTCGCCGAGCCCACCGCCGGCCGCGCCCAGGACCAGGCGGTGGGGCCCGGCGCGGTGGTCGACCTCCCGGTGGCCGCGTCGGCGCTCGTCAAGCCGACCGGCGGCGACGGAGTGGACATCGGGCGCGACCTGTACGGCTGGGGGCACTTCGAGGACGAGACCGCCGACGCGTCGATCAGCGAGGCCGTGCACTGGAGCGTGAACAGCAGACGTGAGGGCGTCCGCTCCGGCAACGCCGCGCAGGGCCTGCGCGCCCTCCGGCTGGAGGTGCGCGACGGCGACTCGGTGCAGAGCAGGCCGATCGCCCGCATCCCCCTGCCGCGCCACCGGGCGTACCGGGACGAGGACGGCCGGGCCGTCCCCACCGACCCCACCCCGTCGTACTCGCTGGTCGCCCGGGTGCGCCGCTCCTCGACCGCTGCCGCGGAGGCCCGCTTCGACGTCTACCACTTCGACGACAGCAACCCGGCCGAGGACCCGACCTCGGAGGTCGTCGCGACCTACACCAAGGCGGTGGACGTCCCCGCGGACGGGCAGTGGCACCAGGTGGTCGTCGACCTGGCGGTGTCCGAACTGGACAGTGGACCGACGACGGGCAACATGGTGATGCCGTACCTCAAGGTCTCGGGCTCCTCGGCGCAACCCGCATGGGTGGACGTGGACGAGCTGCGCTTCGTCGAGTGGCGCGACGCCCGGGGCACGAACTCCCACGGCGCCTTCACCCTGGCCCGCAACCGCGGCCGAACGGGCGTGACCCTGCCCTACGAAGTCCTGCTCCCGTCCTCCCCCTGA
- the wrbA gene encoding NAD(P)H:quinone oxidoreductase, producing the protein MSDLKIAVIYYSATGSVHAMARAAAEAAEGEVRLRKVRELAPDEAIASNEGWAAHVKQTQDVPEATLDDLEWADLLIFGTPTRYGLPTAQLKQFIDSTGPLWAQGKLVDKVATSFTSAGTAHGGQETTITALNNTFYHWGCVIVPPGYADPIQFQAGNPYGTSHVSNNGQTPPGQVELDAVTFQTRRAVRIARALKKGLTA; encoded by the coding sequence ATGTCCGACCTCAAGATCGCCGTCATCTACTACTCCGCCACAGGCAGCGTGCACGCGATGGCCCGAGCCGCGGCCGAGGCGGCCGAGGGGGAGGTGCGGCTGCGGAAGGTGCGCGAGCTGGCGCCGGACGAGGCCATCGCCAGCAACGAGGGCTGGGCTGCCCACGTCAAGCAGACCCAGGACGTCCCCGAGGCGACCTTGGACGACCTGGAGTGGGCCGACCTGCTCATCTTCGGCACGCCCACCCGTTACGGCCTGCCGACGGCGCAGCTGAAGCAGTTCATCGACTCCACCGGCCCGCTCTGGGCGCAGGGCAAGCTGGTCGACAAGGTGGCGACCTCGTTCACCTCGGCGGGCACCGCGCACGGCGGCCAGGAAACCACCATCACCGCGCTGAACAACACCTTCTACCACTGGGGCTGCGTCATCGTGCCACCCGGCTACGCCGACCCCATCCAGTTCCAGGCCGGTAATCCCTACGGCACGAGCCACGTCTCCAACAACGGCCAGACCCCACCCGGCCAGGTGGAACTGGACGCGGTGACCTTCCAAACCCGTCGAGCCGTGCGCATCGCCCGCGCCCTGAAGAAGGGCCTGACCGCCTAG
- a CDS encoding transposase, producing the protein MPKPYPREFRDDVVRVARDREPGVTVEQVAKDFGVYPMTLFKWLRQADTDEGVKPGVSRNDSAELREARKRIKLLEQENEVLRRATAYLSQANLPGKGSTRS; encoded by the coding sequence GTGCCCAAGCCCTACCCCCGGGAGTTCCGCGACGATGTCGTGCGGGTCGCCCGTGACCGTGAGCCCGGCGTGACGGTCGAGCAGGTCGCGAAGGACTTCGGGGTCTATCCGATGACCTTGTTCAAGTGGCTGCGCCAAGCCGACACCGACGAGGGCGTCAAACCCGGTGTGAGCAGGAACGACTCGGCCGAGCTGCGCGAGGCGCGCAAGCGGATCAAGCTGCTCGAGCAGGAGAACGAGGTCCTGCGGCGGGCGACCGCGTACTTGTCGCAGGCGAACCTGCCGGGAAAAGGCTCTACCCGCTCGTGA
- a CDS encoding IS3 family transposase: MADLLVHGLVERVRQERGRNGAKAGPPVHDDLVHRDFTATAPNRLWLADITEHRTTEGKLYLCAVKDVCSNRIVGYSIASRMKSRLAVTALTNAIARRGDVAGCVVHTDRGSQFRSRKFVRVLARHGLAGSMGRVGAAGDNAAMESFFALLQNNVLDRRAWHTRDELRTAIVTWIEHTYHRRRRQARLGRLTPIEYEAIMTTSASQAA; encoded by the coding sequence GTGGCGGATCTGCTCGTCCATGGGCTGGTGGAGCGCGTTCGGCAGGAACGCGGCCGCAACGGCGCGAAGGCCGGTCCGCCGGTCCACGACGACCTGGTCCACCGCGATTTCACCGCCACCGCACCGAACCGGCTGTGGCTGGCCGACATCACCGAACACCGCACCACCGAAGGAAAGCTGTATCTGTGCGCGGTCAAGGACGTCTGCTCCAACCGGATCGTGGGCTACTCCATCGCCTCCCGGATGAAGTCCCGCCTCGCCGTCACCGCGCTCACCAACGCCATCGCCCGACGCGGTGACGTCGCCGGCTGCGTGGTGCACACCGACCGCGGATCGCAATTTCGATCAAGGAAATTCGTCCGTGTCCTCGCTCGCCACGGGCTGGCAGGCTCGATGGGCAGGGTGGGCGCGGCGGGTGACAACGCCGCCATGGAGAGCTTCTTCGCGTTGCTGCAGAACAACGTTCTCGACCGGCGCGCCTGGCACACCCGCGACGAGCTCCGGACCGCGATCGTCACCTGGATCGAACACACCTACCACCGCCGCCGACGCCAAGCCCGCCTCGGCCGGTTGACCCCCATCGAATACGAAGCAATCATGACCACGTCAGCCAGCCAGGCTGCGTGA